One part of the Rutidosis leptorrhynchoides isolate AG116_Rl617_1_P2 chromosome 1, CSIRO_AGI_Rlap_v1, whole genome shotgun sequence genome encodes these proteins:
- the LOC139877337 gene encoding probable glutathione S-transferase, giving the protein MADEVKLYAVSGSPIVCRVKIALNLKGMKYENLEEDLSNKSADLIKYNPVYKKVPVLVHNGNPICESLVILEYIDEVWKGVPILPHDPYERAVARFWAKFIDDKCVTAVYNAFLSKGEEKAIAEAHEQLQILENELVVKGHKFFGGDNINLVDIAADFIAYWIGVMEEASGIKLVTKDKFPKLTEWSVNFVNCKVVKENLPPRERLLGFFKTRFGNA; this is encoded by the exons ATGGCAGATGAAGTGAAGTTATATGCTGTTAGTGGAAGCCCAATTGTTTGCAGAGTGAAAATTGCTTTGAATCTCAAAGGAATGAAGTACGAAAACTTGGAAGAAGATCTTAGCAACAAGAGTGCTGATCTTATCAAGTACAATCCTGTTTATAAGAAAGTACCCGTGTTGGTGCACAATGGGAATCCAATATGCGAGTCACTTGTGATCCTTGAGTACATTGATGAAGTTTGGAAAGGAGTTCCTATTTTGCCTCATGATCCTTATGAAAGGGCTGTTGCTAGATTTTGGGCTAAGTTCATTGATGATAAG TGCGTTACTGCAGTCTACAATGCTTTTCTTAGTAAAGGAGAGGAAAAGGCTATTGCAGAAGCTCATGAACAACTACAAATACTAGAAAACGAACTCGTCGTCAAAGGTCACAAGTTTTTTGGTGGGGACAACATAAACTTAGTTGATATTGCTGCTGATTTCATAGCTTATTGGATTGGAGTGATGGAAGAAGCATCTGGAATAAAGTTGGTCACGAAAGACAAATTCCCCAAACTAACCGAATGGTCTGTTAACTTTGTTAACTGTAAGGTCGTCAAGGAAAACTTGCCACCTAGGGAACGCCTTCTTGGATTCTTCAAGACCCGATTTGGGAACGCGTAA